A stretch of the Streptomyces ortus genome encodes the following:
- a CDS encoding DUF6758 family protein, with the protein MRGEPSCPKCGGRVRAPGLFADSWQCDVHGIVHPLQPVIPPSVEALGVVVHRARVPVWMPWPLPVGWLFTGAAFAGDDRSGGRATAVACSGPGPLGGFGELILVAEELGVGLGARYAGIEGLDPGPYMNVDKPPHAKVLAAGRPTPLWHVPGVPGDRAVFAGEALGLWLWAVVWPEQSGMLMYDDLVLTDLRDAGAEADLLPCGALSPRILEP; encoded by the coding sequence ATGAGGGGCGAACCCAGTTGCCCGAAGTGTGGTGGCCGGGTCAGGGCTCCCGGCCTCTTTGCCGACTCCTGGCAGTGCGATGTCCACGGCATCGTGCATCCGCTGCAGCCCGTGATCCCGCCCAGTGTCGAAGCCCTCGGCGTGGTCGTCCACCGTGCGCGCGTGCCGGTGTGGATGCCGTGGCCGCTGCCTGTCGGCTGGCTCTTCACCGGTGCGGCGTTCGCCGGTGACGACCGCAGCGGTGGTCGCGCGACGGCGGTCGCCTGCTCGGGGCCGGGACCGCTCGGCGGATTCGGGGAGCTGATCCTCGTCGCGGAGGAACTGGGCGTGGGGCTGGGCGCGCGGTACGCGGGCATCGAGGGGCTCGACCCGGGCCCGTACATGAACGTCGACAAGCCCCCTCACGCGAAGGTGCTGGCCGCGGGACGGCCGACGCCGCTCTGGCACGTCCCCGGAGTGCCCGGCGACCGGGCCGTCTTCGCGGGTGAGGCGCTCGGGCTGTGGCTGTGGGCGGTCGTGTGGCCGGAGCAGTCGGGGATGTTGATGTACGACGACCTGGTGCTGACGGATCTGCGTGACGCCGGCGCGGAGGCGGACCTTCTGCCGTGCGGGGCGCTGTCACCACGGATTCTGGAACCGTAG
- a CDS encoding PHP domain-containing protein, translated as MRIDLHCHSKASDGTDTPADLVRNAAAAGLDVVALTDHDTTRGYAEAIAAVPAGLTLVTGAELSCRLDGVGLHMLAYLFDPDEPDLLRERELVRDDRVPRAQAMIGSLRELGVPITWEHVERIASGGSVGRPHIATALVELGVVETVSDAFTSEWLADGGRAHIQKHESDPFEMIRLVKAAGGVTVFAHPAAAKRGRTVPESAIAELAAAGLDGIEVDHMDHDAATRARLRGLAAELGLLTTGSSDYHGHRKACELGEYTTDPEIYAEITRRATGAFPVPGTGGPTPT; from the coding sequence GTGCGCATCGATCTGCACTGCCACTCCAAGGCCTCCGACGGTACGGACACCCCGGCCGATCTGGTCCGCAACGCCGCCGCGGCCGGTCTCGACGTCGTCGCGCTGACCGACCACGACACCACCCGCGGCTACGCGGAGGCCATCGCAGCTGTGCCCGCCGGGCTGACGCTCGTGACCGGTGCCGAGCTGTCCTGCCGCCTCGACGGTGTCGGCCTGCACATGCTGGCGTACCTCTTCGACCCCGACGAGCCGGACCTGCTGCGCGAGCGCGAACTGGTACGTGACGACCGGGTGCCCCGCGCCCAGGCGATGATCGGCAGCCTGCGCGAACTGGGCGTGCCCATCACCTGGGAGCACGTGGAGCGGATCGCCTCCGGCGGCTCCGTGGGCCGCCCGCACATCGCCACCGCCCTGGTCGAGCTGGGCGTGGTGGAGACCGTCTCGGACGCGTTCACGAGCGAGTGGCTCGCCGACGGCGGCCGGGCGCACATCCAGAAGCACGAGTCCGACCCCTTCGAGATGATCCGGCTGGTCAAGGCCGCGGGCGGCGTGACCGTCTTCGCCCACCCCGCCGCCGCCAAGCGGGGCCGGACCGTACCGGAGTCCGCGATCGCCGAGCTGGCGGCGGCCGGGCTCGACGGCATAGAGGTCGACCACATGGACCACGACGCGGCCACCCGGGCCAGGTTGCGCGGACTCGCGGCCGAGCTGGGGCTGCTGACGACCGGTTCGAGCGACTACCACGGCCACCGCAAGGCGTGCGAACTCGGCGAGTACACGACGGACCCCGAGATCTACGCCGAGATCACCCGCCGCGCGACGGGCGCGTTCCCCGTACCGGGCACGGGCGGCCCGACCCCCACGTAA
- a CDS encoding NYN domain-containing protein, translating to MNDDFAAADDPTDLADLGARIDRSNELLQRMLAEVAKTPSTHAIFVDAGYLYAAAGRLVAGTEDRRAFELDAEGLIDALIDRARTIFADSRLLRVYWYDGARRRIHTAEQQSIAELPDVKVRLGNLNANNQQKGVDSLIRSDLESLARHRAISDAALIGGDEDLVSAVEAAQGYGARVHLWGIEAPEGRNQAEPLLWEVDSQRTFDLDFFKPYVARRTPTSYETSAAARPSREDVRFVGAQIAAKWLAARGREALAELLPGHPYLPGPVDQELLVESEGLLQYSLRGQADLRRALRDGFWEHVQGQY from the coding sequence ATGAATGACGACTTCGCGGCAGCCGACGACCCCACCGATCTCGCCGACCTCGGCGCGCGCATCGACCGCTCGAACGAGCTGCTCCAGCGCATGCTGGCCGAGGTGGCGAAGACGCCGTCGACCCACGCGATCTTCGTCGACGCCGGGTACCTGTACGCGGCGGCGGGCCGGCTCGTGGCGGGCACTGAGGACCGCCGGGCCTTCGAGCTGGACGCCGAGGGACTCATCGACGCGCTCATCGACCGGGCCCGCACGATCTTCGCGGACAGCAGGCTGCTGCGCGTCTACTGGTACGACGGGGCGCGGCGCCGCATCCACACCGCCGAGCAGCAGTCCATCGCCGAGCTGCCCGACGTCAAGGTTCGGCTCGGCAACCTCAACGCCAACAACCAGCAGAAGGGTGTCGACTCCCTGATCCGTTCCGACCTGGAGTCACTGGCCCGGCACCGCGCCATCAGCGACGCGGCCCTCATCGGGGGCGACGAGGACCTGGTCTCGGCCGTCGAGGCGGCCCAGGGATACGGGGCCCGGGTCCACCTCTGGGGCATCGAGGCCCCCGAGGGCCGCAACCAGGCGGAGCCGCTGCTCTGGGAGGTCGACAGCCAGCGCACGTTCGACCTGGACTTCTTCAAGCCGTACGTGGCCCGGCGCACCCCCACCTCGTACGAGACCTCGGCGGCGGCCCGGCCCAGCCGGGAGGACGTGCGGTTCGTGGGGGCGCAGATCGCCGCGAAGTGGCTGGCCGCACGGGGGCGGGAAGCGCTGGCGGAGCTGCTTCCCGGCCATCCGTATCTGCCGGGGCCGGTCGACCAGGAGCTGCTCGTGGAGTCCGAGGGGCTGTTGCAGTACTCGCTGCGCGGGCAGGCCGATCTGCGGCGGGCGCTGCGGGACGGGTTCTGGGAGCACGTGCAGGGGCAGTACTGA
- a CDS encoding alpha/beta fold hydrolase has protein sequence MSRPFTFVPPSGARAYRLGTARGEFAVIDAGSPVKGTVLLLPGFTGSKEDFISLHEPLAAAGYRTVAVDGRGQYESPGPREDESPYAQGELAQDVLAQLDALTSSSGGSGSRGDRFHLLGHSFGGQVARAAVLLDPARFRSLTLVSSGPAEISPSQQQRVKLLRDALTVMDMAQVWEAIRALDPPEDAEGELDAGLDDQRDLRRRWLANSPAQLAAAGRQLCEEPDRVAELAALRLPVHVLSGESDDTWPVPLLDDMAVRLEAHRTIVHGAEHSPNTDRPAETAEALIAFWDGLDQ, from the coding sequence ATGAGCAGGCCCTTCACCTTCGTCCCGCCCTCCGGGGCCCGCGCGTATCGCCTCGGCACCGCGCGCGGGGAGTTCGCCGTGATCGACGCGGGCAGCCCCGTGAAGGGAACCGTGCTGCTGCTGCCGGGGTTCACGGGGAGCAAGGAGGACTTCATCTCGCTGCACGAGCCGCTGGCGGCGGCCGGATACCGGACCGTCGCGGTGGACGGCCGGGGCCAGTACGAGTCACCGGGCCCGCGCGAGGACGAATCCCCTTACGCACAGGGCGAGTTGGCGCAGGACGTGCTCGCACAGCTCGACGCGCTCACCTCCAGCTCGGGTGGCTCCGGCAGCCGCGGCGACCGTTTCCACCTGCTGGGCCATTCGTTCGGCGGACAGGTCGCCCGCGCGGCCGTCCTGCTGGACCCGGCCCGCTTCCGGTCCCTCACCCTGGTGTCCTCCGGACCCGCGGAGATCTCCCCCAGCCAGCAGCAGCGGGTGAAGCTGCTGCGGGACGCGCTGACCGTGATGGACATGGCGCAGGTGTGGGAGGCGATCCGGGCGCTCGACCCGCCGGAGGATGCCGAGGGCGAGCTGGACGCCGGCCTGGACGACCAGCGGGACCTCAGGCGACGCTGGCTGGCCAACAGCCCGGCTCAGCTCGCCGCGGCGGGGCGGCAGCTGTGCGAGGAGCCCGACCGCGTGGCCGAGCTGGCGGCCCTGCGCCTGCCCGTGCACGTCCTGTCGGGCGAGAGCGACGACACCTGGCCGGTCCCGCTCCTCGACGACATGGCCGTACGCCTGGAGGCGCACCGCACGATCGTCCACGGAGCCGAGCACTCCCCCAACACGGACCGCCCGGCGGAGACGGCCGAGGCCCTGATCGCGTTCTGGGACGGGCTGGACCAGTAG
- a CDS encoding MFS transporter, with protein MNSSTGGPAEGDTFDAGATSLLRQPKAVWATAGASVVAFMGIGLVDPILPSIAKGLDATAGQVSLLFTSYFLITALAMLVTGFVSSRIGGRRTLLLGLALVVVFAGLSGTSGSVGELVGFRAGWGLGNALFVSTALAVIVGAAAGGSAAAILLYESALGLGMACGPLLGALLGDASWRYPFFGTAVLMAIGFLCITAFLKEQPKPARRTGLLDPIKALGHGGLASVAGSAFFYNYTFFTVLAFTPFVLNMSPYSSGAVFFAWGVLLAVFSVLVAPRLQARYGSLKVLGGSLLLLAADVLVLGYGSHTTAVVCTILSGAFIGVNNTVYTELALGVSDAPRPVASAGYNFVRWFAAAAAPFFAPRIEEWTDIHIPFVVAAVTAALGALVVLVRRDALTHEAEELEERHAAEDGVTVFAN; from the coding sequence ATGAACAGCAGCACGGGAGGCCCCGCCGAAGGGGACACCTTCGACGCGGGGGCCACGAGCCTCCTGCGTCAGCCGAAGGCGGTCTGGGCGACCGCCGGGGCATCCGTCGTCGCCTTCATGGGCATCGGCCTCGTCGACCCGATCCTGCCGTCCATCGCCAAGGGCCTGGACGCCACCGCCGGCCAGGTCTCCCTGCTCTTCACCTCGTACTTCCTGATCACCGCGCTCGCGATGCTGGTCACGGGCTTCGTCTCCAGCCGTATCGGCGGCCGTCGCACCCTGCTGCTCGGCCTCGCGCTGGTCGTGGTCTTCGCCGGTCTGTCCGGCACCTCCGGCTCGGTCGGCGAACTCGTCGGCTTCCGGGCCGGCTGGGGGCTCGGCAACGCCCTCTTCGTCTCCACCGCCCTCGCCGTCATCGTCGGCGCGGCGGCCGGCGGCAGCGCGGCGGCGATCCTCCTGTACGAGTCGGCCCTGGGCCTCGGCATGGCCTGCGGGCCCCTGCTGGGCGCGCTGCTCGGTGACGCCAGCTGGCGCTACCCGTTCTTCGGCACCGCGGTCCTGATGGCGATCGGGTTCCTGTGCATCACGGCGTTCCTGAAGGAGCAGCCGAAGCCCGCGCGCAGGACAGGGCTGCTCGACCCGATCAAGGCCCTGGGCCACGGCGGCCTCGCCTCGGTGGCGGGCTCGGCGTTCTTCTACAACTACACGTTCTTCACCGTGCTGGCCTTCACGCCGTTCGTGCTGAACATGAGCCCGTACAGCAGCGGCGCGGTGTTCTTCGCCTGGGGTGTGCTGCTCGCGGTGTTCTCGGTGCTCGTGGCACCGCGCCTGCAGGCCCGGTACGGCTCGCTGAAGGTGCTCGGCGGCTCACTGCTGCTGCTCGCGGCCGACGTGCTCGTCCTCGGCTACGGCAGCCACACCACCGCCGTGGTCTGCACGATCCTCTCGGGTGCCTTCATCGGCGTGAACAACACCGTCTACACGGAGCTGGCCCTCGGCGTGTCGGACGCGCCGCGCCCGGTGGCGAGCGCCGGCTACAACTTCGTCCGCTGGTTCGCCGCGGCGGCGGCGCCGTTCTTCGCGCCGAGGATCGAGGAGTGGACCGACATCCACATCCCGTTCGTGGTCGCGGCGGTCACCGCGGCGCTGGGCGCGCTCGTGGTCCTCGTACGCCGGGACGCCCTGACGCACGAGGCGGAGGAACTGGAGGAACGGCACGCGGCGGAGGACGGTGTCACCGTCTTCGCCAACTGA
- a CDS encoding suppressor of fused domain protein, with protein sequence MVDVLALVEARLRTALGEPDARAAVTFLGTDRIEVLRFTDLDTSSAAPTGIVRYATLGMSAQPMADPTAAVADPVAGPRAELVLSVRAGGADTDKVLRPLAVLAASPQVEGLVVAPGASLDVGDPLWPGAPFTSVLVAEPGGLVEDLELGAPLDPVRFLPLLPMTPNEAAWKRVHGAGALQERWLTSGTDLRDPVRKSVSLD encoded by the coding sequence ATGGTTGATGTTCTTGCTCTGGTGGAAGCCCGTCTGCGTACCGCGCTGGGCGAACCGGACGCGCGCGCCGCGGTGACCTTCCTGGGTACGGACCGCATCGAGGTGCTGCGTTTCACGGACCTGGACACCTCCTCCGCGGCCCCCACCGGGATCGTCAGGTACGCGACGCTCGGCATGTCCGCCCAGCCGATGGCGGACCCCACGGCGGCCGTCGCCGACCCGGTCGCGGGCCCTCGCGCCGAGCTCGTCCTGTCGGTACGGGCCGGCGGCGCCGACACCGACAAGGTGCTCCGCCCCCTCGCCGTACTGGCCGCGTCCCCGCAGGTCGAGGGCCTGGTCGTGGCGCCGGGCGCCTCGCTCGACGTGGGCGATCCGCTGTGGCCGGGAGCCCCCTTCACCTCCGTCCTGGTCGCCGAGCCGGGCGGCCTGGTCGAAGATCTCGAACTCGGCGCGCCCCTGGATCCCGTACGTTTTCTGCCGCTGCTGCCCATGACGCCGAACGAGGCCGCGTGGAAGCGGGTCCATGGCGCGGGGGCGCTCCAGGAGCGGTGGCTGACAAGCGGAACGGACCTGCGCGATCCCGTGCGCAAGTCCGTGTCCCTGGACTGA
- a CDS encoding MarC family protein produces MFDLAVFGSLFLTLFVIMDPPGITPIFLALTSGRPAKVQRRMAFQAVCVAGGVITVFGLLGHQILDYLHVSVPALMIAGGLLLLLIALDLLTGKNDEPQQTKDVNVALVPLGMPLLAGPGAIVSVILAVQKADSVATQVSVWTAILAIHVVLWVVMRYSLLIIRVIKDGGVVLVTRLAGMMLSAIAVQQIINGVTQVVQNS; encoded by the coding sequence ATGTTCGACCTCGCCGTCTTCGGCTCCCTCTTCCTCACGCTCTTCGTCATCATGGATCCCCCGGGGATCACCCCGATCTTCCTCGCGCTGACCTCCGGCCGCCCCGCCAAGGTGCAGAGGCGCATGGCCTTCCAGGCCGTCTGCGTCGCCGGCGGCGTCATCACCGTCTTCGGCCTGCTCGGGCACCAGATCCTGGACTACCTGCACGTGTCGGTCCCCGCCCTGATGATCGCCGGCGGCCTGCTGCTCCTGCTCATCGCGCTCGACCTGCTCACGGGCAAGAACGACGAACCCCAGCAGACCAAGGACGTCAACGTCGCCCTCGTACCCCTCGGCATGCCGCTGCTGGCCGGCCCCGGCGCGATCGTGTCCGTCATCCTCGCCGTGCAGAAGGCCGACAGCGTGGCGACCCAGGTGTCCGTGTGGACGGCGATCCTCGCCATCCACGTCGTGCTGTGGGTCGTGATGCGGTACTCGTTGCTGATCATCCGGGTCATCAAGGACGGCGGTGTCGTGCTCGTGACACGCCTGGCGGGCATGATGCTCTCCGCCATCGCGGTGCAGCAGATCATCAACGGCGTCACCCAGGTCGTCCAGAACAGCTGA
- a CDS encoding magnesium and cobalt transport protein CorA — translation MSMIHNLRAAVRPSLRKDGGTYDTTRSAAESSAVVDCAVYRDGVRLPSDDSLTPRMAIRQVRRDGGFAWIGLHEPTEDEFSGVAAEFGLHPLAVEDAVHAHQRPKLERYDDTLFAVFKTIHYVEHDELTATSEVVESGEVMCFTGRDFFITVRHGGQGSLRALRHRLQDDPELLAKGPSAVLHSIADHVVDGYIAVADAMQDDIDDVETEVFSPGRRGGVSRGVDSARIYQLKREVLEFKRAVSPLMRPMQLLSERPMRLVDPDIQKYFRDVADHLARVHEQVVAFDELLNSILQANLAQASVAQNEDMRKITSWAAIVAVPTMVCGVYGMNFEHMPELHWRYGYPTIMGLTVVLCLGIHRTLKRNGWL, via the coding sequence ATGTCGATGATCCACAACCTGCGCGCCGCGGTCCGCCCCTCGCTCCGCAAGGACGGCGGTACGTACGACACCACCCGTTCCGCCGCGGAGAGTTCGGCCGTCGTGGACTGCGCGGTCTACCGCGACGGCGTCCGCCTCCCGTCGGACGACAGCCTCACGCCGCGCATGGCGATCCGTCAGGTGCGGCGCGACGGAGGGTTCGCGTGGATCGGCCTGCACGAGCCCACCGAGGACGAGTTCTCGGGCGTGGCCGCCGAGTTCGGGCTGCACCCGCTCGCCGTCGAGGACGCCGTCCACGCCCACCAGCGGCCCAAGCTGGAGCGGTACGACGACACGCTGTTCGCCGTCTTCAAGACCATCCACTACGTCGAGCACGACGAACTCACCGCCACCAGCGAGGTCGTGGAGTCCGGCGAGGTGATGTGCTTCACCGGGCGGGACTTCTTCATCACCGTGCGGCACGGCGGGCAGGGCTCCCTGCGGGCGCTGCGGCACCGGCTGCAGGACGACCCGGAACTGCTCGCCAAAGGCCCCTCCGCCGTGCTGCACTCCATCGCCGACCATGTCGTGGACGGCTACATCGCGGTCGCCGACGCCATGCAGGACGACATCGACGACGTGGAGACCGAGGTGTTCTCGCCCGGCCGCAGGGGCGGGGTGTCCCGCGGTGTCGACTCGGCGCGGATCTACCAGCTCAAGCGTGAGGTACTGGAGTTCAAGCGTGCCGTGTCACCGCTGATGCGGCCCATGCAGCTGCTGAGCGAGCGGCCGATGCGGCTGGTCGACCCCGACATCCAGAAGTACTTCCGGGACGTCGCCGACCACCTGGCGCGGGTGCACGAGCAGGTCGTCGCCTTCGACGAGCTGCTCAACTCGATCCTCCAGGCCAACCTCGCGCAGGCGTCCGTCGCGCAGAACGAGGACATGCGCAAGATCACGTCCTGGGCGGCGATCGTGGCCGTGCCGACGATGGTGTGCGGGGTGTACGGCATGAACTTCGAGCACATGCCGGAGCTGCACTGGCGGTACGGATACCCCACGATCATGGGCCTCACGGTGGTGCTCTGCCTGGGCATCCACCGCACGCTCAAGCGCAACGGCTGGCTCTGA
- a CDS encoding magnesium transporter MgtE N-terminal domain-containing protein, giving the protein MAAGAPRIFVSHLSGIAVFDPNGDQVGRVRDLVAMLRVGRRPPRLLGLVVELSTRRRIFLPMTRVTGIESGQVITTGVLNVRRFEQRPTERLVLGELLDRRVTLVESGEPPETVTVLDIAIQQLPARRDWEIDRVFVRKGRTGGAFRRARGETLTVEWSAVTGFSLEEHGQGAENLLATFEQLRPADLANVLHHLSAKRRAEVAAALDDDRLADVLEELPEDDQIEILGKLKEERAADVLEAMDPDDAADLLGELPEEDKERLLALMRPDDAADVRRLMAYEERTAGGLMTTEPIVLRPDATVADALARVRNADLSPALAAQVYVCRPPDETPTGKYLGTVHFQRLLRDPPYTLVGSIIDDDLRPLDPEAVLPVVAGFFATYDMVAAPVVDESGSLLGAVTVDDVLDHMLPGDWREKEFHLDEETADEPETDRETGRDTDRETDRDAEHGAVGRDAAEEAPDGS; this is encoded by the coding sequence ATGGCGGCAGGCGCCCCCAGGATCTTCGTCTCGCATCTCTCCGGCATCGCCGTGTTCGACCCCAACGGCGACCAGGTGGGGCGCGTGCGCGACCTCGTCGCCATGCTGCGCGTGGGCCGGCGGCCCCCGCGGCTGCTCGGCCTCGTCGTCGAACTGTCCACCCGGCGCCGTATCTTCCTGCCCATGACCCGGGTGACGGGCATCGAGTCGGGCCAGGTCATCACCACCGGCGTGCTGAACGTCCGCCGGTTCGAGCAGCGCCCCACCGAGCGGCTCGTTCTCGGCGAGCTCCTCGACCGGCGGGTCACCCTCGTGGAGAGCGGCGAACCGCCCGAGACGGTCACCGTCCTGGACATCGCCATCCAGCAGCTGCCGGCCCGCCGCGACTGGGAGATCGACCGGGTCTTCGTCCGCAAGGGGCGGACCGGCGGCGCGTTCCGGCGGGCCAGGGGCGAGACGCTGACCGTCGAGTGGTCGGCCGTCACCGGGTTCTCCCTGGAGGAGCACGGACAGGGCGCCGAGAACCTGCTCGCCACCTTCGAGCAGCTGCGCCCCGCCGACCTCGCGAACGTCCTGCACCATCTGTCCGCGAAGCGCCGCGCCGAGGTCGCGGCGGCCCTGGACGACGACCGGCTCGCCGACGTCCTGGAGGAGCTTCCGGAGGACGACCAGATCGAGATCCTCGGCAAGCTCAAGGAGGAGCGCGCCGCGGACGTCCTGGAGGCCATGGACCCCGACGACGCGGCCGACCTGCTCGGCGAGCTGCCGGAGGAGGACAAGGAACGGCTGCTCGCGCTGATGCGGCCGGACGACGCGGCGGACGTACGGCGGCTGATGGCGTACGAGGAGCGCACCGCGGGCGGTCTGATGACGACCGAGCCGATCGTGCTGCGGCCCGACGCGACCGTCGCGGACGCCCTCGCCCGGGTTCGCAACGCCGACCTCTCCCCCGCGCTGGCCGCCCAGGTGTACGTGTGCCGCCCGCCGGACGAGACCCCGACCGGCAAGTACCTGGGGACGGTCCACTTCCAGCGGCTGCTGCGCGATCCGCCGTACACGCTGGTGGGTTCGATCATCGACGACGACCTGCGGCCGCTCGACCCGGAGGCCGTGCTGCCCGTCGTGGCCGGCTTCTTCGCGACGTACGACATGGTCGCGGCGCCCGTCGTCGACGAGAGCGGTTCGCTGCTCGGCGCGGTCACCGTGGACGACGTCCTCGACCACATGCTGCCCGGGGACTGGCGGGAGAAGGAGTTCCACCTGGACGAGGAAACCGCCGACGAGCCCGAGACCGATCGCGAGACCGGCCGTGACACCGACCGCGAGACGGACCGCGACGCGGAACACGGTGCCGTCGGCCGTGATGCCGCCGAGGAGGCCCCTGATGGCTCCTGA